A region of the Arthrobacter sp. FW306-07-I genome:
CCTCCGCATGCTGGAAGACGACTACAACGAAGACGTCAAGAATGCCCGCGATTGGGGCAGCAAGGCGTTGGCCGCCTCCCGCAAGGCTGACGAGTTCCGTGCTGCCGGCGACGTTGCCGACGCAGAGAAGTTCGACAACCTGGCAAAGGTCGCCCTGCAGCGCCAAATGGCTGCCGAGAACGAAGCCAAGGGCGCAGAGCCTGCCATCGCCTCCCAGCGGGAAGTGGTGGACAAGCTGAAGACCGGCCTGGACCAGATGAAGAACAAGCTCAACCAGCTGACCAGCAAGCGCAACGAGCTGGTGGCCAGGTCCAAGACAGCAGCCGCTCAGTCCCAGGTCCACGACGCGATCAAGAGCATCGACATCATGGACCCGACCAGCGAGGTGGGCCGCTTCGAGGAGAAGATCCGCCGCGAAGAGGCCAAGGTCCGCGGACAGCAGGAGCTCGCGGCATCCAGCTTGGACGCACAGTTCAACCAGCTGGAGGACTTGGGTGAGCAGACCGAGATCGAAGCCCGCCTGGCGGCGCTCAAGGCCGGCGGCAACTCCAAGCCTGCCCTGGGTGCGGCGAGCCCGGCTTCGTCTGAATCAACGGTCGAGGAGGCAGACTTCGACAAGCTGTAAGGCCCGCCATCACGTCGGCGGATGATACACGGCCATGGCCGGGACCGCGGTCCCGGCCATAGTTGTATCCGCTGTGTAGCGTGGGGCCATGGCTTCTTCTGAAGGAACGTCCCTGGTCTGGCTTCGCGACGATTTGCGGCTGGACGATAACCCGGCCCTGTCCGAAGCGGTGCACCGGGGCATGCCGCTCACGGTGGTGTACGTCCTGGATGAGGAGTCCCGCGGCGTCCGGCCCCTCGGCGGCGCCGCCCGCTGGTGGCTGCACCACTCCCTCGCCGCACTCTCCGCGGATCTCGAAAACCGCGGATCACGCCTGGTCCTTCGTCGAGGCCCTGC
Encoded here:
- a CDS encoding PspA/IM30 family protein; the encoded protein is MVKQSIFGRIAQLAKANINSLLDNAEDPQKMLDQMVRDYTNNIAEAESAVAQTIGNLRMLEDDYNEDVKNARDWGSKALAASRKADEFRAAGDVADAEKFDNLAKVALQRQMAAENEAKGAEPAIASQREVVDKLKTGLDQMKNKLNQLTSKRNELVARSKTAAAQSQVHDAIKSIDIMDPTSEVGRFEEKIRREEAKVRGQQELAASSLDAQFNQLEDLGEQTEIEARLAALKAGGNSKPALGAASPASSESTVEEADFDKL